From a single Populus nigra chromosome 18, ddPopNigr1.1, whole genome shotgun sequence genomic region:
- the LOC133678376 gene encoding B3 domain-containing protein Os02g0598200-like has protein sequence MTSKEEACPMCTQNCLMTHGNRTNSRTLVSSFFKILIGGQFLTVLYFPPKFAPTVSSLNGQETFLEDSRGQRWKVKVSILNDCFVLQEGWSAFASDHGLELGDFIIFNYIVGSHFEVHIYDKSACERLDFSERRNQEERTGNNTQNFNTEYGQCLAKDKGTMNVHGSSTPNLAGEEICRGQSKLKNDVLKAKMVAKNTSTNKKETRAEKIVSKAECVEESSDMINRELGKKREDYGETLVDLSKWGLSKANLGIEGSKKTRAGTKKLSHHAGASFKSQKEAGLGSKETR, from the exons ATGACTAGCAAGGAGGAAGCTTGTCCAATGTGCACACAGAACTGCTTGATGACTCACGGGAATAGGACAAACTCAAGGACTCTTGTTTCCTCTTTCTTCAAAATCTTGATTGGTGGTCAGTTTCTTACAGTTTTG TACTTTCCACCCAAATTCGCTCCAACAGTGTCATCATTGAATGGCCAAGAAACATTCCTCGAGGATTCAAGGGGGCAACGATGGAAAGTAAAAGTATCCATTCTGAATGATTGCTTTGTTTTACAAGAGGGCTGGAGTGCATTTGCCTCAGACCATGGGCTAGAACTtggagattttataattttcaattacatTGTGGGATCACACTTTGAAGTCCATATCTATGATAAGAGTGCATGTGAAAGGCTAGATTTTTCTGAGAGAAGAAATCAAGAGGAAAGGACTGGAAATAACACTCAAAATTTTAACACTGAATATGGTCAATGCCTCGCAAAGGATAAAGGTACAATGAACGTACATGGGTCAAGTACCCCTAACCTCGCTGGTGAGGAGATTTGTCGAGGCCAGAGCAAGTTGAAGAATGATGTGTTAAAAGCCAAGATGGTCGCAAAAAATActtcaactaataaaaaagagacTAGAGCTGAGAAGATTGTTTCTAAAGCAGAATGCGTTGAAGAATCAAGTGACATGATCAATAGAGAATTAGGGAAGAAACGTGAAGATTACGGGGAAACTTTAGTTGACTTGTCTAAATGGGGATTGTCGAAAGCCAACTTGGGCATTGAAGGAAGCaaaaaaaccagagctggtACTAAGAAATTGTCTCATCATGCTGGTGCCTCCTTTAAATCCCAAAAAGAAGCTGGCCTGGGTAGCAAAGAGACTAGATAA